The following coding sequences lie in one Zingiber officinale cultivar Zhangliang chromosome 2B, Zo_v1.1, whole genome shotgun sequence genomic window:
- the LOC122049405 gene encoding transcription factor RAX2-like: MGRAPCCDKASVKKGHWSPEEDKQLKEYIEKHGTGGNWIALPHKAGLNRCGKSCRLRWLNYLRPNIKHGSFSDEEDRVITNLYASIGSRWSIIANHLPGRTDNDIKNYWNTKLKKKFSGILTPARRVVKHHHQQQCSSYACFPTAAAAALDSLQGLDAALPISALLSSLTSGGGGSGGGGPPLLQTPEQQQQQQQSRNLINYGGGGMGCLGNATYSDVYLNEAEHGASGFESYLYGGGGGCLEAVDLAGSRDSTELGFGLEEYEMPMLPPSSTLYLDAEMMNASTMCFY, translated from the exons ATGGGGAGAGCACCTTGCTGCGACAAGGCCAGCGTGAAGAAAGGCCACTGGTCGCCGGAGGAAGACAAGCAGCTGAAGGAGTACATCGAGAAGCACGGAACCGGCGGCAACTGGATCGCTCTCCCCCACAAAGCTG GGCTGAACAGGTGCGGGAAGAGTTGCAGGCTGAGATGGCTGAACTACCTGAGGCCCAACATCAAGCACGGGAGCTTCTCCGACGAGGAGGACAGGGTCATCACCAACCTCTACGCCAGCATCGGGAGCAG GTGGTCCATTATAGCCAACCATCTCCCCGGAAGAACCGACAACGATATCAAGAACTACTGGAACACCAAGCTTAAGAAGAAGTTCTCGGGGATCCTCACGCCGGCGAGGAGGGTAGTGAAGCACCACCACCAGCAGCAGTGCAGTAGCTACGCCTGCTTCCCGACCGCCGCCGCAGCCGCGTTGGATTCCTTGCAAGGCCTCGACGCTGCGTTGCCAATCTCTGCATTGCTCAGCTCTCTGACTTCCGGTGGCGGCGGTTCTGGTGGTGGTGGGCCGCCTCTGCTGCAGACTCcagagcagcagcagcagcagcagcagtctCGTAATCTTATCAACTATGGCGGCGGCGGCATGGGGTGCCTCGGTAATGCTACTTATTCGGACGTCTACCTGAACGAGGCCGAGCACGGGGCGTCGGGCTTCGAGAGCTACCTCTACGGCGGCGGCGGTGGCTGCCTGGAGGCCGTCGACCTCGCCGGCAGCCGCGACAGCACGGAGTTGGGCTTCGGCTTGGAGGAATACGAAATGCCGATGCTCCCGCCCAGCAGCACTCTCTACCTCGACGCCGAGATGATGAACGCGTCGACCATGTGCTTCTACTGA